A segment of the Orcinus orca chromosome 4, mOrcOrc1.1, whole genome shotgun sequence genome:
CCTCACCTTGTGAATAAATAGGAACGACATTATTTAAATTCCACTTGGAGTTTTTCGTCAGTTCATAATAAAGTTACATGTAAAATCTACATTTCAGTTGGCTTCATGTCCTAGGCActtctattttaaatgttctctaaAGGATACCCAGCCATATAGTTTGGTGAGTAAAACCAATACTATAGACTCAACACTTGGAAGCAAATCTTTTCTCCTGAGCTCATAATTTAAGAATCATTGCAGTTGCCTAAAGAGTTTTAAAGAAGTGTATACAGGATGTGGCAAATGAACCTTTGATACTACCTACTTATTTCCAATTTATTCTTATGTCAATTTgcagttgatttttttctaggcTTTCAGGAGAGTTAATATAAGAACCAGTAGAAACCCAGATGGACAAGCTGTTCATAGTATCCATTGATTGGAGATCATCATCACTGAGATTTATAGTTAAAATTAATCACAATATCCCTCATAAATCAAAGGCCAAATCTACTGCTAACTCTCCATGCTGGCACTCTGTGGCATAATAATGCTGTAGGTGGGGAGATTTAAGATCAATGAGATATTATTCTCATGCCTTAAGAGATATTATTCTCATGCCTCCATTTATCAATACAGCTATCAATGGAGCTAAGAGGCAGGCACTGAGATAAGCACAGTACATATCACCTTTAAGTATTACAACATCCTTGCTTTGTAGGagttatctccactttacagatgaaaaaaggtccagggaggttaagtgacttgtcatTGCCTTGCATATCTTGCCTAAGGCATGTTGAGATGCATATCTTAGTCTGTCTGGCTctcagtttcctgcaattatcGTTCATCCCCCCTTGGTGCTTCTTAACTTGGTGAAGAAAATAATCAGACATGGGAAAGGCTAAAAGAGATATACCCAAATTGGGAGCACAAAAGGTAACTCACTCTGCATTGAGATCCTAGGAAGCGCCATAGAGGAGCTGACATTTGATttggcaaacaaaacaaaacaaaacatggtaggAGTGTGCTAGATAGAAGGAAGGCAATCAAGATGGGCACAATAATAGGAGGTGGAAAGTTCCAGAGGCATGAAATAGCATGGCAGGCGTGGGGGGAAGTGGCAGGAGATGAGAATGAAACTCAGGTTAGAGTCATATACACTGTGTGAAGGGCATTTGAATGTTATTAGCAAGGCTACAATATGATCAGAAGAGTGACTTAGAAAGGGCAGTCTGCAAATGAAAGTGGAGGAGAGATATTGGAACACAAGCGGCTGGGTGCGATGCTTTCTTTGAGAGATGGGGAGAAACTGATCAAAGAGAGCAGATGAAAAAGGTGAGGATGGGTGGACTAAACAGTACTTGGTGAGTGAATTTAAAAGTGAAGAAGAGGGCAGAGTAGAGAAAAATCAGAGTTAACATTTATGGAGTCCATCCTGTATACTAGGTGCCGTTCTCAGCCTAATACAAGCTACCTCATTGAAACCACTTAACAAATCTGTGAGAGCAGtacttttattattcccattctacagatgtaAAAAAGGATGCATAGAAAATTCAGCAACAGCTGGCAAATTGGAGAAAATGTGAACACAGGCAGTTTGACTGCATAGCCTTTGATTTTTACTATTGTATCATACAGCTCCCTGGATGAGTCTGAGGTTTTTGTCAACAAAGACAGGGActgggaaaagatgaaaaggtagaGAGAGCTATTGAGATCATTTTTACACATTTTGAGCTTGAATTTCCTTTAGGATACCCAGGTGGGAGTATCTTGTTAAAGAattggaaagagagagaaaagggaactaaAGATAAAGAAGGTATTGCTACATAGACAGTGGTTGATACCAAAGGACCACGTAAGCTTGCTCTGTGTAAGGATATAAACAAAAGCAGCACAGTGACAAGAATGAACTCTGTAAAGTCTACTGTCCccttgaaaataaatacaaacatagaACCTTCAAACAACATGAATCCCATAAACTCCAGTAgtatttatttccaattttaccttttgtgactttctgttctAGCGTGACAAAGATTTATTTCGATCATTGCCTCATCGAACTGTGAATTTTTCTCAGTCTCTGGCAGATTATCtgagaaaagatgaaattagaaGCCCTGGGCTTCTCCAGAAAGTTATCATTACTGATGTTCACAAATTTATCAAAACTGGACCTTTAAagattcacattttaaatttattgtgaaTAAATGTTTTTGACAGGGGAGAATACTGTACAAATTAGAAGCAAAATAGTTTCTTCCAATCTTGTCTCCTCCTCCTTCTGGCCCCCTTCCCCTGCATCAGTTCCCTCTTGCTGCAAACTGCCTTTACCCTCTGTTGTGCTGAAAGAATCCTAGATGACAACAGAGCAGCCGGACTGAGTGAAAGCAGAATATATGGCACACACTCTAGCAGTTTAACTGAGAGAGACACGGTAATACTATTTCACTGTTTGCGttgtgggtggggaggtgggggccgGGGTTGGAGTAGAGGACACGTGCTCAATGTAGGCACTGGTTAGCCAGCATTGTTCTTCAACTTCCCAATGGCAGGAAGAATCTCCCTCATAACCATCCAGTAGAAGGACAGAGTAATTCAAGGCATGACTGCTTaaatgctcttttttaaaaaaaacatgcttTCCGTCTAAGGTGCATCCTGCATAGGAGACATACATCTGTGGAATGGGCAAGGCAGACCAGGGGGCTTGAGAAGGGGACTTTTTTACATGGTCCAAAATCTCCTGTGTCAAAGCATCTCACCAAGAAAACTGAGCAGTGTCAAGGGCAGAATTTACAGAGCAATTCAAAGGTTCCTGGTGATTCTACcgtaatttataaaattatttacatttctctttttggtCATGGCAAGGTCCATTGGCACAAACAGCACAGCCACAAagtattctttttgattttaataactcatcttatatatatttatatatctgcttattttcatttcctcaacaaaaggggaaataaaaatattgatctATAAAATAAGCTGATGATAACACAATGCCAAAAATAGCTTAAGTGCAAGGGGTGAAGCTTGAAAGCAAGCTAAACTGCAATGACATActgatttaacattttaaatacaagacttgcaataaaataattattgagatatgtttctcatttttagtttactttttaaaaactactctatatacacatatccaGTTGTAACACTTGACAGTAGCATTATGGGGCATGATACAACTTTGGTACACATTGCAGATATGAATGGGCAATGTCTGTAAATGATATGTCTTCCCCAGTTAGAACTCTGTACAGCCAGGTGACCAGCCACCTGATCCTATATAATATTCCCACCAGAACCCCCAGAGTCTTCCCCAGAGCCACTGGAGACAGTGGGAGAAATCAGCCTCACTGGATCCATATCGTGTTTCCTCTCTCGGTTCTCCTGGGTTCCACTGTCAGCTCCCCAAATGTGGAAAAAAACTGCTCCATTTCTTTCTGAAGCATGTCATTTCTCTTCTCTGCATCTTCTTTTGCTCGCTCGGCATTTCGCATTTTGATTTCTATCATTGtgaactttttcctttcttgatcCAGTTCATCGTGGAGGCTCATCATTTCTGTTTCCAAAGACATGTTTCGCTGTTCTAAGCTAcaaagggtgggggaaggaataagacataaagcaattttattaatttgaaattcaaaagggctaaaaaatatttcctaaactGTCTCTGCAATGTTTAGGAAATTAGATTGAGCCTTTCAAATCAATGAAGCAAGGTCCATGGATTAAaaggtgtatatatattcttttttttagtgATTCCTAACATGATTTACTATCATTTTGTTGAGACCCCCAGACCTCTCTTGAATGCACTTCATTGTCATTTGAtagtgaattaatgaattttgGCAAAAAGAAGTCAGAGACCAATGTCATGGAGCACAGAATGGCAGAAGTAGGAGGCCACCTAAACCACAAAGCTTCCTGAATCATTACGTAAATCTGGCTTTACtaaaagaaagggggagggagtctgataaagttggaagaaaaaaaggacaattatttttgctttctatcaaaggaaaaagaatgatagTGAAAATGTCTTTGTTAGAAAGGTTAAGTCAACTGCTAAGAATGGGCTTCTCTGGGACATATAGAGTCCCATCATATAAAAGTGGTATTAACAGCAGTCACCGTATAGTAAGTAACAAGAGAGGTAGAGATTACATGTATTGAATAAGTAATTCATCTGACATTCTGTGACAATGGAGTCCACCTAAGTAGCCTACTATCTAAAATTCTCACTGCCTTCCAAGTTAATATATCTTAAGATCTCTAGagttatatttttataggttGATAGCTACATTCTTTTGGATAACTGTATAATTTTAGATAATTTCCTATAAACAGAGTTTTCCCAATAATCACTAAGTTCCAAAACATAatttattattgctgttgttcaAGGAGGAATAGTAAGCACTTGATTATTAGATGATGTGTTTTGGTAATGgctgacattttaatttctcctattctgagcTAAAGTCCCAGGAGTATGTTTGAATTTGACATACTATTGAAATATGAAAGGCTAATGCACAGGTAGCTCTCAGAAAtctgattattttaataattttcaaattaaaatctcaattatttttctgttttgaaataatgAGTCCCATATGTTGATATTTCATCCAGATAATCATAAGAACACTTAAAGATGAATCTGCTCTCCCTTTGTAAGaaactagaattttttaaaaagtcacattctATAATCAGTTTAGAAGGCCATTTTGACCAAATGATcacattttttacataaaaactTGGTAGTGTGCTGGTTGTCACCCAGAATTATTTTACGatacattctcttttctttctaaagctatttattttagaactaaaaaagCTGGAAGAAACTCAAGCTTAAATACCAAGGAagacaccttttaaaaaatatactaatgCATTTTACATAACAGGCACTCATATGAAACTTCGAAGAATCTAGACTGGGTTGAAAACAGAAGAAACCCCTCCCACTGTAAGCACAGATCAATGctggaaaaatatataagaaaaatattttttaaatacatagcaaggttaaaagaaataaaagagcatCTTGAGGTTATCAGAACCAAGGAAGAAACTCAAATTTAGAACAGTAAATGGAAGCACATGAGGGGTATTGTTCCTGGATAGAAGCCCTGGAAGCTGTGACTaggtttttattttgctcatggGGAGGAGGAGATCTCCAGtataaaagaggcagaaggctGAAAGTGATTCAACTGAGAGCTTGGAACATCAATTTTCTTTATGACAAAGAGAATACAAAAACTCTACTCATGGGCTGAGTGGTGACAGAATtaatcagaagagaaaataaataaatgagaaaacagctCTGAGGAAAAATTACCCAGAATTCCTCACGtaatgaaaaaagatgaaaatgtaaTATAAGAAAGAGAAGCTAACAGAGATGGAGAATGGATTAAGAAGGGCCAACATACTTTAATAAGGGTTGGAGAGacagaaaattgagaaaatggggagatgaaataaacaaaaatggtgATGGATAAAAATACtccagaattgaaaaaaaaatgtcttcaaataATGAAACATAAAGTTCGAAAGTTAATGGAAATATATAGCAGAACgttattaatcaaaataaaaattatatagcaATATTAATatgagaagaaatatttttggGCAAAAAGCATTATTACCATTACTttatgataaaaggatcaattcaTCAGGGAGATATAAACAATTCTGAACTTTTATTCATCTAGCTGTATAGTTTCAAGTtattcaatataaaatataacaaaattataaagataGATAAATCCACAAAATTTAGGAAATTTTAAGATAACTTTCTTAGAAATTATAGCTCTATCTGATGAAAATTAGGAGAAATGTAGAAGATTTGAACAGCTTGATTAACAGATTTGATCTATTGGTCATATATACAATCCCAAACCaataataagttaataaatacttcttacaagaccaaataattgatatcatacaaatgaatttttctgaccacaatacgaTAAAGGGAGAAGGTGAGGGGGGAGGGAATAACATCAAACTCAcatgtttaaaaactaaaaatattacatatcaaTGATAGATAAAGTATAGTATCTATTTCTCTatcatctttctatctatctagggatgtatgtatgtatgtgtgtatatatgtacgtatctattatctatctgtctctatctatctatctatcatctatcatctatctatccttAATACTTGTAGGGTAGAGTTAAAAAGGAATTGAAAGACAAATGTATAATTCTAAACAGGAATGATCAAGAATTAACTAGAACAGTTACTTCTTATATTTCTGTGGCTTGGTCATGTGGCAGCTCCTTTGCCCTACTTTATCATGGACCTCTCCCTTTGCCTGTCACATGGGTAAAAATGCTACAGTGAAAGAGGCCAATGAATGACATTCTGTTGGAAGCTTCTATTATTTTACCAATGTCTCTAAAATGCACCATAGACTCAGAACATAAATGTAGCATCAATGTTCTCATAAATGAACCTGTACATCTGCAACCATTCAGAATAATGTATTCCTATCCTAAGGTAAGTTTCAAGTGTTATCTCTTGCTTCTCAGTGCTAAGTGCTAATTTATCATCATGCCTTGGCAGCAATTCAGAGATTTGGTAGCCAGTGGTTCCAAAAACTACATTCAGAATGAAGAGTAGCCTTATAAGATGATGactccatttttcttcttatttaaacCTCCTGTCACTTAGCATTATATAGGAAAATTCAAACCAAGTTTCTGTTTCCAAGAAAGTAATTTTTTCAATCTAACATatgagaagtatttttttaatatttactttaccATAGCtcttaaaaatacatctttttgcTTGATAATTGATAAATGGATGGGAAACATTAAAATACATTAAGGTcaactttatatataaaaatgaaaccacGTGGGGTTTGGAGCCATGGAAGCATTTGAAGCAGGACAAAGACTGAGGTTCACAAACTATGAGGACCCTAAACAAGAAGGGGTCTACTAAGGCACAGTCTGGGACTGGGACTGAGGCCACTAGAGGGGCTACTTCAGGCTAAACTGAGCCTCAGGCCTTCTCTTGAGAGTGCAGTGTCCTTCCCTTATACTACACTGAAAGGAGAACATAAAAACAATCAGTTTTGTAATTTTGTGACCTTGGTGAAATCACGGGGTGTGCTGATGTTCAGGTTTCCAGCACAAGGTTGTATTTGTGAATCCTGGGCTCCATTCTCTGTATTCCTGCCTTTCAAGATGATGGAGCATCTGGCAGTCAGGGGTACTGTCAACACAGGATGCTCAGCCAATAGCCCATGTCTTGCCCAGGTTGCTTCTCTGAAGTTGCTAAGCCATCGCCACCTCGGTCAACTTATGAGAAGACGTCAACTGCTATCAATTAGGTTTCAGCACAACTGCTTCCTTATAATTCATATGTTTTGCTCCCCACTTAGGCTACAATTTCCATTGTCCATATGAATACACTTCATGCCATCACTTTTCTCAGAAACCTCCCTGGATTCCAATcccagagtaaaagccaaagactTAAGATGATCCTGAAAGCTCTAAGGTACCTCTCTGAGCTCCTCACTTATTCCATCTCACGGCATTTCCACTCCTCCCAGGCATCTGCGTAGCTGCCTCTTTAACCTCCTATAAGGCCCTACACTTAGAATTACccctcaccaacacttcttaCCCCTCTTCCCTGCTTTAGTCTTCTACTTAGCATGAgatctattttacttatttatctgtcTCCTCCAGTGGAATGGAAGCATGCTCCATGAGGGCTGagtttttgtctgtttcatcCACTGCTGAATCCTTGGGGTCTGGGTCTGAGCTTGGGAGAGAACAGACACTCTCCCAGcattcagcaaaggaaaaaatgaacaataaaGATCTGTTTATTTCTCCAACTTCTCTTTATCCTCATTTCATCCTCTTCCTATGAGAACAGACTCCTTGTTCTGCATTCATCCCCTTCcgctcctctccccagccctcgAACACAAATCCACACATTTATTGACAAGAGATAGTATTACTGAGCAactgctctgtgccagggacAATGTGCAATGATTTCTTACATGCTTTTGTGGTAGATACTGCTAGaatttaaaatgttcacattAGGGAGCTGAGATTCACAGAGATGAAGTGAGCTTTCCCAAAGTCCCACAGCTTACAAATGGTGAAGCTACCCAGTCTCTGACTTTGGAGTCAGCATATTTACCCTCTGGGTGAGCCTGTCTCATATTAGGAGGCTATCACACCCTCTCTGGCAGTTTGGGGCTCCAGATTTTCCTCACCTCTTTATCCTGGACTCATACTCTATCTTCTGTTTGGTCATTTCCTGCTTCAGGCTGGACACTAAACTATGCAGTGCACTGTGATTGCTGGTGTGGCCAACAAAGGTCTCACTGTTGTCGCTGCTGCTGGTGGCACGACTACTTCGACCACCCACACTCCTCCGGTCACTTTTGTTTTCATAGTCCCCGGGGTGGGAAAGGTCGTCCTGTGGGGGCCCATCCAAAACGGGGTCCTCAAAGTTCCCACCGTAAAAGTCTTGTTCCGggcaggtggtggtggaggagcgGCAGGAGTTGGAGTTCTCAGGGAGGGAGATTTCACAGGAGGAAGTGGACCAGGTGGCACTGTCGATGCTCTGCTTGTCGTCAAGGCTCATCACGGAGAACTGTTGGTGGACGTTGTCATAGGTGGAGAGTCTGTTGTGCTGGCCCGACTCTCCAGCTTGCTCTTTCTGCTTGTTATCCCTCAGGGTCACGTAGCCATTGGGCAGCCAGCTCATGCTGCGACCATTCACGGGGTTCCCGAGGGTATCTGTGTTCAAAATGCCCAGCCGCACCGTTCCGTTCTGTACACTGTGGGTGCCCATTTTGGTACCAGACCCCTTCAGGGAAGAGGTCCTTCTGGCCTGTAAGCTCCCATTGGGAGTGGTTTGGGCTTTCTCAAGTCCTTCTGCATTACTGCTGCTGAAGGACCCATTGGTGACTATCCCACTGCCCTTATTGAAGGCGGGATTCTTTTTGACCATGAGAGGGGGGCTCCTAGAGACATCCAGTTTGTGAACGCTATTCCTTGGGCTGTTGGTTTTGCTGCCTGATAGAGCTGTGGGGGATCCGTTATCCATGTTGCTTCTCTGGGGAGACTCAGACTTGTCCCAAGAGCACCGTCTTCCAGGACTGTCCTTGGTATTATTGTTCTCCGTGTTTTGTAGCTGACCCATGGTGGCTTTCTTCTGAAggtcattgttgttgttgctcaCTCCATCCTGGGGCTTGCTTTGCAACTCTGCATCTTTGGGGAAGAGGCGATCGTGTTTGCTAATCATCATTGACATCAACTGTTGGAccaacacagtgcctggaattgcacagaaaacaaaatagtatgagtgaaacagttttatttcttattttgaatgTGACTCTTAAAGAGTTATTAAAGAGTTCAGGTGAACATTCAGCATTATTATTAGCAGTGCCAAACTATATTCTTAATGATGATAATAGCAATATTATCTATAGCAATATTAACTGCTAAAATTTCTTGAGCATTTAACATGAACTATACCAAGCACTTTACTTTTGTTAGTGtagttggatttaaaaaaaaaatctatgaatagATACTGTTCTATCTATCACTGTCTTatgaaagttaaataacttgatcAGCATCCCAAAGCTATTAAGGAGAAAatgcagggcttgaacccagaaTTAATTAGTTCCAAAGACCAGCCTCTTCATTGTCACACATTTCTTGGAAGTTTGACATTTAATTAGGAAAAACCTTTCTTTGAGGAAGTCACTGTTATCTCTCATCAGACAATTGCCTCAAACTATCAAGACATTTGTAGTGGCATCTCAAAGTGGAACCCTATAAAATCTCTAGTGGATATATGGTCTGTCTTTATAATATAGCAAGACAATGAAGTTCCATACAACTTTTGCTCAGCATTCAAAACCTTCAGGGCATTTTAAGTGACATTAGCCAAAATGGTATAATAAAGACCTACAAGAATCCTCTCCTCCAtaaaagcaactgacaaaaatattctgaatcaTCATTTGCAGAACTTTGGAAATTAAAGGCTTGTTGTAATCTGGAgagtgtttattaaaaaaaaaatcattgaatctTGGTACAGAACAGCAAGCACTGTGGTATTTTAACTCATCCTATTCCTATCCTCCTCTCTGCAGTGGCCTTGAAAACCAACAGCCCACAATCACAGTGGGAACCAGCAGTCTGGCAGCCACTGGAATGGGAAAAGCAGGGATGGAAATCCTTCAAAGTCCCATTCCCAAAGAATTGTCATTATTTTACTTGTTTGGTGGTTCCCTGGAAGACGCCACTCAAGAGGCTTGTCTTCATTTTATCTAAATAAGAATTTGACCAGGGTGAGCAACATTTTCTCAAGGCCATTTGTCAAAAACAATTAGGGGctctttcatttaaaatcatgtttGCCTGAAGCAAGTGGATAACAGTTGAAGACAAACAATAGGCTAAACAAAAAGCTTCGAAGGAAAATCTGAGGAAAGAGACTTCCAAAGGAGGTGTTGAAAAGCTCTGCTTTATTCCTGAGAATTTAGAAGATTACATGCATGCTTAGGGTTCTGTGCATGCCTAGGGCTATATGCATGCTCAGGAAAGAACTGAGAAGTCCCCAAGCTCTCACCTCTGACTGATCTTGAGGCTCTGCACAAAAAGGATCTGAATGCTAAAGCAGAGTTGTAACCTTCCTGGCTGAGTGTTGAAAGTTTGCCCCAACATGAACACAGAGTGTCTTGGTAAAGACTGGGAAACTTATTAGCTCtagtcttttaatctttgttcaATCCTTAGCTGACAACTAAGTAAGCCAAGCAGAGACTTCAGTGGCCACGGATGACGAATAATATAGACTTTAGAGAATTATTTCAGAAAACTcactaaaaaaccaaacaacaaacagcaaaaacaacaaaggGAGGGTAAGAATCTGATATCCAGAGTTcccatattattatatt
Coding sequences within it:
- the ARHGAP24 gene encoding rho GTPase-activating protein 24 isoform X3 encodes the protein MMPEDRSTGGRPSGALASTPFIPKTTYRRIKRCFSFRKGIFGQKLEDTVRYEKRYGHRLAPMLVEQCVDFIRQRGLKEEGLFRLPGQANLVKELQDAFDCGEKPSFDSNTDVHTVASLLKLYLRELPEPVIPYAKYEDFLSCAKLLSKEEEAGVKGLAKQVKSLPVVNYNLLKYICRFLDEVQSYSGINKMSVQNLATVFGPNILRPKVEDPLTIMEGTVLVQQLMSMMISKHDRLFPKDAELQSKPQDGVSNNNNDLQKKATMGQLQNTENNNTKDSPGRRCSWDKSESPQRSNMDNGSPTALSGSKTNSPRNSVHKLDVSRSPPLMVKKNPAFNKGSGIVTNGSFSSSNAEGLEKAQTTPNGSLQARRTSSLKGSGTKMGTHSVQNGTVRLGILNTDTLGNPVNGRSMSWLPNGYVTLRDNKQKEQAGESGQHNRLSTYDNVHQQFSVMSLDDKQSIDSATWSTSSCEISLPENSNSCRSSTTTCPEQDFYGGNFEDPVLDGPPQDDLSHPGDYENKSDRRSVGGRSSRATSSSDNSETFVGHTSNHSALHSLVSSLKQEMTKQKIEYESRIKSLEQRNMSLETEMMSLHDELDQERKKFTMIEIKMRNAERAKEDAEKRNDMLQKEMEQFFSTFGELTVEPRRTERGNTIWIQ
- the ARHGAP24 gene encoding rho GTPase-activating protein 24 isoform X2 — its product is MTANHESYLLMASTQNDMEDWVKSIRRVIWGPFGGGIFGQKLEDTVRYEKRYGHRLAPMLVEQCVDFIRQRGLKEEGLFRLPGQANLVKELQDAFDCGEKPSFDSNTDVHTVASLLKLYLRELPEPVIPYAKYEDFLSCAKLLSKEEEAGVKGLAKQVKSLPVVNYNLLKYICRFLDEVQSYSGINKMSVQNLATVFGPNILRPKVEDPLTIMEGTVLVQQLMSMMISKHDRLFPKDAELQSKPQDGVSNNNNDLQKKATMGQLQNTENNNTKDSPGRRCSWDKSESPQRSNMDNGSPTALSGSKTNSPRNSVHKLDVSRSPPLMVKKNPAFNKGSGIVTNGSFSSSNAEGLEKAQTTPNGSLQARRTSSLKGSGTKMGTHSVQNGTVRLGILNTDTLGNPVNGRSMSWLPNGYVTLRDNKQKEQAGESGQHNRLSTYDNVHQQFSVMSLDDKQSIDSATWSTSSCEISLPENSNSCRSSTTTCPEQDFYGGNFEDPVLDGPPQDDLSHPGDYENKSDRRSVGGRSSRATSSSDNSETFVGHTSNHSALHSLVSSLKQEMTKQKIEYESRIKSLEQRNMSLETEMMSLHDELDQERKKFTMIEIKMRNAERAKEDAEKRNDMLQKEMEQFFSTFGELTVEPRRTERGNTIWIQ
- the ARHGAP24 gene encoding rho GTPase-activating protein 24 isoform X1, with the translated sequence MEESNDSMENPQQGQGRNNAMKCGWLRKQGGFVKTWHTRWFVLKGDQLYYFKDEDETKPLGTIFLPGNKVLEHPCNEESPGKFLFEVVPGGDRDRMTANHESYLLMASTQNDMEDWVKSIRRVIWGPFGGGIFGQKLEDTVRYEKRYGHRLAPMLVEQCVDFIRQRGLKEEGLFRLPGQANLVKELQDAFDCGEKPSFDSNTDVHTVASLLKLYLRELPEPVIPYAKYEDFLSCAKLLSKEEEAGVKGLAKQVKSLPVVNYNLLKYICRFLDEVQSYSGINKMSVQNLATVFGPNILRPKVEDPLTIMEGTVLVQQLMSMMISKHDRLFPKDAELQSKPQDGVSNNNNDLQKKATMGQLQNTENNNTKDSPGRRCSWDKSESPQRSNMDNGSPTALSGSKTNSPRNSVHKLDVSRSPPLMVKKNPAFNKGSGIVTNGSFSSSNAEGLEKAQTTPNGSLQARRTSSLKGSGTKMGTHSVQNGTVRLGILNTDTLGNPVNGRSMSWLPNGYVTLRDNKQKEQAGESGQHNRLSTYDNVHQQFSVMSLDDKQSIDSATWSTSSCEISLPENSNSCRSSTTTCPEQDFYGGNFEDPVLDGPPQDDLSHPGDYENKSDRRSVGGRSSRATSSSDNSETFVGHTSNHSALHSLVSSLKQEMTKQKIEYESRIKSLEQRNMSLETEMMSLHDELDQERKKFTMIEIKMRNAERAKEDAEKRNDMLQKEMEQFFSTFGELTVEPRRTERGNTIWIQ